Proteins from a genomic interval of Pyramidobacter piscolens W5455:
- the clpB gene encoding ATP-dependent chaperone ClpB has product MNLNKLTQKSQEALSEAQNLAISHGHQEVDVEHLTLALLSQKDGLIPSILEKLGANAAALGARLDQLLERKPRITGGYDKDRIYLSQNLSKVLTDAEKRAQALGDEYVSVEHLFAAILDLPQHPVAKLLAESGVGADAFLKALESVRGGARVQSANPEETYEALKKYGVDLVEYARSDKLDPVIGRDDEILRVIQILSRKTKNNPVLIGEPGVGKTAIVEGLAQRILKGDVPEDLKNRTVFSLDMGSLIAGAKYRGEFEERLKAVINEVKRSEGRVILFIDEIHTIVGAGRTEGSMDAGNLLKPMLARGELHCIGATTIDEYRKNIEKDAALERRFQPVMVDPPSQEDAISILRGLKDRFQVYHGVRITDGAIVAAVTLSDRYISDRFLPDKAIDLIDEACAMVRTEINSMPSELDGVSRKVVRLEIEEAALKKEKDDASAARLAELQKELSDLKDRQKELTARYNSEKEKLTEVQQLRQKIEATKHDVETAERQYDLNKAAELQHGVLPQLQKELKEKEAALRGASGDGSLLRESVTENEISRIVSDWTGIPVTKLMEGEREKLLHLDDELHKGVIGQDEAVSLVADAIMRARAGIKDPRRPIGSFIFLGPTGVGKTELAKTLARTLFDSEDNMIRIDMSEYMEKYSVSRLLGAPPGYVGYDEGGQLTEAVRSKPYSVILFDEIEKAHPDVFNVMLQILDDGRVTDSHGRTVDFKNTVIIMTSNLGSELLLEGVRDGTIPPDVRDGVMDLLKSRFRPEFLNRVDDIVLFSPLDKAQLHKIVKLILNDLAKRLGERRIALNVSDAALDFITEHGYDPVFGARPLKRYISHNVETLVARYLIANSVVEGATLSIDVQGDRLALSAQPPRE; this is encoded by the coding sequence ATGAACCTCAATAAATTGACGCAAAAATCCCAGGAAGCCCTGTCCGAAGCCCAGAACCTGGCCATCAGCCACGGCCATCAGGAAGTCGACGTCGAGCATCTGACGCTCGCCCTGCTCTCTCAAAAGGACGGACTGATCCCATCGATCCTCGAAAAGCTCGGCGCCAACGCGGCGGCTTTGGGCGCCCGGCTCGATCAGCTTTTGGAGCGCAAGCCGCGGATCACGGGCGGCTACGACAAGGACCGCATCTACCTCTCGCAGAATCTGTCCAAAGTCCTGACCGACGCCGAAAAACGGGCGCAGGCGCTTGGCGACGAATACGTCTCCGTCGAGCACCTGTTCGCGGCCATCCTCGACCTGCCTCAGCATCCCGTCGCCAAATTGCTCGCAGAAAGCGGCGTCGGCGCCGACGCTTTCCTGAAAGCGCTCGAGAGCGTGCGCGGCGGCGCGCGCGTGCAGAGCGCCAACCCGGAAGAGACCTACGAAGCCCTGAAAAAATACGGCGTCGACCTCGTCGAGTACGCTCGGAGCGACAAGCTCGATCCCGTCATCGGCCGCGACGACGAGATCCTGCGCGTGATCCAGATCCTCAGCCGCAAGACCAAGAACAACCCCGTGCTGATCGGCGAACCCGGCGTCGGCAAGACCGCCATCGTCGAAGGGCTGGCGCAGCGCATCCTCAAGGGCGACGTGCCCGAAGACCTGAAAAACCGCACCGTCTTCTCCCTCGACATGGGGTCCCTGATCGCCGGAGCCAAGTACCGCGGCGAATTCGAGGAACGCCTCAAGGCCGTCATCAACGAAGTGAAGCGCAGCGAAGGCCGCGTCATCCTCTTCATCGACGAGATCCACACCATCGTCGGCGCCGGCAGGACCGAAGGTTCGATGGACGCCGGCAACCTGCTCAAGCCGATGCTGGCGCGCGGCGAACTGCACTGCATCGGCGCCACGACCATCGACGAGTACCGCAAGAACATCGAGAAGGACGCCGCGCTCGAGCGCCGCTTCCAGCCAGTGATGGTCGATCCGCCCTCCCAGGAGGACGCCATTTCGATTTTGCGCGGGCTGAAAGACCGCTTCCAGGTCTATCACGGCGTGCGCATCACCGACGGCGCCATCGTCGCCGCCGTCACGCTCTCGGACCGTTACATCAGCGACCGTTTCCTGCCCGACAAGGCCATCGACCTGATCGACGAAGCCTGCGCCATGGTGCGCACGGAGATCAACTCCATGCCTTCGGAACTGGACGGCGTTTCGCGCAAGGTCGTACGTCTGGAGATCGAAGAAGCGGCGCTGAAAAAGGAAAAGGACGACGCCAGCGCCGCCCGGTTGGCCGAACTGCAGAAAGAGCTTTCCGACCTGAAGGACCGTCAGAAAGAGCTGACGGCGCGCTACAATTCCGAAAAGGAAAAGCTGACGGAAGTGCAGCAGCTGCGCCAGAAGATCGAAGCGACCAAACACGACGTCGAAACGGCGGAGCGCCAGTACGACCTGAACAAGGCCGCCGAGCTCCAGCACGGCGTTCTTCCCCAGCTGCAGAAGGAGCTGAAAGAGAAAGAAGCCGCCCTGCGCGGCGCTTCGGGAGACGGCTCGCTGCTGCGCGAGTCGGTCACGGAAAACGAAATTTCGCGCATCGTCAGCGACTGGACGGGAATCCCTGTCACCAAACTGATGGAAGGCGAGCGGGAAAAACTGCTTCACCTCGACGACGAACTCCACAAGGGCGTGATCGGCCAGGACGAGGCTGTTTCGCTGGTCGCCGACGCCATCATGAGGGCGCGGGCCGGCATCAAGGATCCGCGCCGCCCCATCGGTTCCTTCATCTTCCTCGGCCCCACCGGCGTCGGCAAGACCGAACTGGCCAAGACGCTGGCGCGGACGCTTTTCGACAGCGAAGACAACATGATCCGTATCGACATGTCCGAGTACATGGAGAAATACTCCGTCTCCCGCCTGCTCGGCGCGCCGCCCGGATACGTGGGCTACGACGAGGGCGGCCAGCTCACCGAAGCCGTGCGCAGCAAACCGTACAGCGTCATCCTTTTCGACGAGATCGAAAAAGCCCACCCCGACGTGTTCAACGTCATGCTCCAGATCCTCGACGACGGGCGCGTCACCGACAGCCACGGCCGCACCGTCGATTTCAAGAACACCGTCATCATCATGACCAGCAATCTCGGCTCCGAGCTGCTGCTCGAAGGCGTGCGCGACGGGACGATTCCCCCGGACGTCAGAGACGGCGTCATGGATCTGCTGAAAAGCCGCTTCCGCCCCGAATTTCTCAACCGCGTGGACGACATCGTGCTCTTCTCGCCGCTGGACAAGGCGCAGCTTCACAAGATCGTCAAACTGATCCTGAACGACCTCGCCAAACGCCTCGGCGAGCGCCGCATTGCGCTCAACGTCAGCGACGCGGCTCTCGATTTCATCACCGAGCACGGCTACGACCCCGTTTTCGGCGCCCGGCCGCTGAAACGCTACATCAGCCACAACGTCGAAACGCTCGTGGCGCGCTATCTGATCGCCAACTCCGTCGTCGAAGGCGCCACGCTCTCTATCGACGTGCAGGGCGACCGATTGGCGCTTTCCGCGCAGCCGCCCCGGGAATAG